A single region of the Gossypium arboreum isolate Shixiya-1 chromosome 12, ASM2569848v2, whole genome shotgun sequence genome encodes:
- the LOC108478191 gene encoding uncharacterized protein LOC108478191, protein MVSMVSGSAEPLSASGRSSEKLSLPSLQSKMKTDPEGYETELHLIRNQFYSALELFQQQAALNFSSISGVGADPTVAKDLSDRAMFLAHVTPFYPKQLAEFPSDLAAFLKSSARTLPSGLRFHATQAVILLVNRKIIDIKDTLSLFMELQTLDDRNLRKLAFSHVVHSIRRMNKNHKNEAKNRSLQNILFGLLQQDDEAKAKRSLITLCELHRRKVWFDERTANAICMACFHSSSRIMIAVLSFLLDYEKIENDDEDSDDLSSEDEMTQNPHVVISKETVYKAHHKGTAASKKKKKAKLQRAIRSMKRQQRLSSESSNCSYYSPLYHLKDAQGFVEKLFSRLQTCNERFEVKMMMLKVIARTVGLHRLILLNFYPFLQRYVQPHQKDITNLLAAAVQACHDMVPPDAVEPLFKQIVNQFVHDRSRPEAIAVGLNVIREICLRMPLLMTEDLLQDLVLYKKSHEKAVSAAARSLITLFREVCPSLLVKKDRGRPMDPKAKPKSYGEVNVLSNVPDIELLEQDDDIGGSEDDESGDEAVSISSDDGNEDNDDEESQYTANDGSEDEDVLDEEGDENDSVDEYESDIDDANEDDSDDEDKGDTEELETEEDDYTEEVSGPSKAGDSAGDGGNEDQKTKASKRKLSDFEGQLIAADTSLRALKRLAEAKTSHASSDSMDGILSDEHFQRIKKLKAKKEAKTALAQQGFKIPSSDQLSFKRVDPSKLEAHVRLRLSKEERLALVKAGREDRGQYQARTAIKQKKTGGLSNRQKEHKKYMPLAAKKAKAQRSRQEKNKKKSRSGKQFRGKKAWKQ, encoded by the exons ATGGTTTCAATGGTCAGTGGCTCAGCGGAGCCTCTCTCTGCATCGGGTCGGAGCTCAGAGAAGCTGAGCCTCCCATCCCTCCAATCCAAAATGAAAACTGATCCGGAAGGCTATGAAACGGAGCTCCATCTCATCCGCAATCAATTCTATTCCGCTCTTGAGCTATTTCAACAGCAAGCGGCTCTGAATTTCTCCTCCATCAGTGGCGTCGGTGCTGACCCAACTGTGGCTAAGGACCTCAGTGACCGTGCCATGTTCTTGGCCCATGTCACGCCGTTCTATCCCAAGCAGCTCGCTGAGTTCCCTTCCGATCTCGCAGCGTTTCTGAAATCATCTGCAAGGACTCTTCCGTCAGGGCTTAGATTCCATGCCACTCAAGCCGTCATTCTCCTCGTTAACCGGAAG ATTATTGATATAAAGGACACTTTATCGTTGTTCATGGAATTGCAGACACTAGATGATAGGAATTTGAGGAAATTAGCATTTTCTCATGTTGTTCATAGCATTAGAAGAATGAACAAGAATCATAAGAATGAGGCCAAGAATCGCTCCCTTCAGAATATCTTGTTTGGCTTATTGCAG CAAGATGATGAAGCAAAAGCGAAAAGGTCTCTAATTACTTTATGTGAACTTCATCGAAGAAAGGTTTGGTTTGATGAAAGGACAGCAAATGCAATTTGTATGGCATGTTTTCATTCATCTTCTAG AATAATGATTGCTGTGCTCTCTTTTCTCCTTGATTATGAGAAGATTGAAAACGATGATGAGGATTCAGATGATTTAAGTAGTGAAGATGAAATGACACAAAATCCCCACGTTGTTATCAGCAAAGAGACAGTTTACAAG GCACACCATAAGGGTACAGCTGCTagcaagaagaaaaagaaagcgaAACTACAGCGTGCTATTCGTAGCATGAAAAGGCAGCAACGCCTGTCATCAGAAAGTAGCAATTGTAGTTATTATTCACCCCTTTATCATCTGAAAGATGCACAG GGATTTGTAGAAAAGCTTTTTTCTCGCCTTCAAACCTGCAATGAACGATTTGAG GTTAaaatgatgatgttgaaagtaattgCTAGAACAGTTGGCCTTCACCGTCTGATATTATTAAATTTCTACCCTTTTCTTCAAAGATATGTTCAG CCTCATCAGAAAGATATCACTAATTTACTTGCAGCAGCAGTTCAGGCCTGCCACGATATG GTTCCTCCTGATGCAGTTGAGCCATTGTTCAAACAAATAGTAAACCAATTTGTTCATGATCGTTCACGCCCAGAG GCCATTGCTGTTGGACTGAATGTGATAAGGGAAATATGCCTGCGCATGCCTTTG TTGATGACTGAAGATTTGCTACAAGATCTCGTATTGTATAAAAAGTCACATGAGAAGGCAGTTTCAGCTGCAGCTCGCTCGCTCATTACTTTGTTTAGAGAG GTTTGCCCATCACTGCTGGTTAAGAAGGACCGAGGCCGTCCAATGGACCCTAAGGCAAAACCAAAGTCATATGGAGAAGTCAATGTCCTTAGCAATGTCCCTGACATTGAATTATTGGAACAAGACGATGACATTGGTGGCAGTGAGGATGATGAAAGTGGAGATGAGGCTGTATCTATTAGTTCTGATGATGGCAATGAAGACAATGATGATGAAGAAAGCCAGTATACTGCAAATGATGGGAGTGAGGATGAAGATGTATTGGATGAAGAAGGTGATGAGAATGACAGTGTTGATGAATACGAGAGTGACATTGATGATGCCAATGAGGATGACAGTGATGATGAGGATAAGGGCGATACAGAGGAGTTGGAAACTGAAGAGGATGATTATACTGAAGAAGTTAGTGGTCCTTCTAAAGCAGGTGACAGTGCTGGAGATGGTGGAAATGAAGATCAAAAGACCAAGGCAAGTAAGAGAAAATTGTCTGATTTCGAGGGTCAACTTATTGCTGCTGATACAAGTCTTCGAGCTTTAAAAAGGTTGGCAGAGGCAAAGACGAGCCATGCTTCATCAGACTCAATGGATGGTATTCTCTCTGATGAGCATTTCCAAAGGATCAAGAAACTAAAG GCTAAGAAGGAAGCAAAAACTGCTTTGGCTCAACAAGGGTTTAAGATTCCAAGTTCTGATCAACTAAGTTTCAAACGAGTAGATCCCTCAAAGCTTGAA GCCCATGTCCGACTCAGGCTTAGCAAGGAGGAAAGGCTAGCATTGGTAAAAGCAGGCAGGGAAGACAGAGGGCAGTACCAGGCTCGAACTGCCATCAAACAGAAAAAG